A window of the Cicer arietinum cultivar CDC Frontier isolate Library 1 chromosome 6, Cicar.CDCFrontier_v2.0, whole genome shotgun sequence genome harbors these coding sequences:
- the MAPK9 gene encoding mitogen-activated protein kinase homolog NTF6, translated as MENNTESENTKGKGIPIHGGKYVQYNVLGNIFEVYSKYIPPLQPVGRGAYGVVCCATNSETEEGVAIKKIGNAFDNRIDAKRTLREIKLLRHMDHDNVIKIKDIIKPADKENFDDVYIVYELMDTDLHQIIQSKQALTDEHCQYFLYQLLRGLKYIHSANVLHRDLKPSNLLLNANCDLKICDFGLARTTSETDFMTEYVVTRWYRAPELLLNCSEYTAAIDVWSVGCILMEIIRREPLFPGKDYVQQLAIITELLGSPNESDLGFLRSDNAKKYVKQLPHVEKQPFAERFPDISPLAVDLAEKMLVFDPSKRITVEEALNHPYMSSLHEINEEPVCPSPFVFDFEQATLNEDDIKELIWRESLNFSLEQILE; from the exons ATGGAAAACAACACTGAATCTGAGAATACAAAAGGCAAAGGAATTCCAATTCACGGTGGAAAATACGTACAATACAACGTATTAGGCAACATTTTCGAAGTCTACTCCAAATACATTCCCCCTCTTCAACCCGTTGGTCGTGGTGCTTACGGCGTCGTTTG CTGTGCAACGAACTCAGAAACCGAAGAAGGTGTTGCGATAAAGAAGATTGGGAATGCATTTGATAATAGAATTGATGCTAAGAGAACACTTAGGGAAATCAAACTTCTCCGTCACATGGATCATGataat GTGATTAAAATTAAGGACATAATTAAGCCAGCTGATAAGGAAAACTTTGATGATGTGTATATTGTGTATGAATTGATGGATACTGATTTGCATCAGATTATACAATCTAAGCAGGCTCTCACGGATGAGCACTGTCAG TATTTTCTATATCAACTCTTGAGAGGATTGAAGTACATACACTCTGCAAATGTTTTGCACCGAGATCTAAAACCAAGCAATTTACTTCTCAATGCAAACTGTGATCTCAAAATATGTGACTTTGGGCTTGCCAGAACAACCTCCGAGACAGATTTCATGACAGAATATGTTGTGACTCGTTGGTACAGAGCCCCTGAATTGCTACTGAATTGTTCAGAATATACTGCTGCTATTGATGTATGGTCGGTTGGTTGCATTTTGATGGAGATAATTAGAAGGGAGCCTCTATTTCCTGGTAAAGATTATGTTCAGCAATTGGCGATCATAACTGAG TTGTTAGGTTCACCAAATGAGTCTGATCTTGGATTCCTCAGAAGTGATAATGCAAAGAAATATGTTAAGCAGCTACCGCACGTAGAAAAGCAGCCCTTTGCAGAGAGGTTTCCTGATATATCCCCACTGGCAGTTGATCTTGCTGAGAAAATGTTGGTTTTTGATCCCTCCAAACGCATAACTG TTGAGGAAGCACTGAATCACCCATATATGTCAAGTCTTCATGAGATCAACGAGGAGCCTGTTTGTCCATCCCCATTCGTCTTTGATTTTGAACAGGCAACTTTGAACGAAGATGATATAAAGGAGCTCATATGGAGGGAGTCTCTGAACTTCAGCCTGGAGCAGATATTGGAATAG